A stretch of the Methylocystis iwaonis genome encodes the following:
- a CDS encoding acyl-CoA dehydrogenase family protein, producing the protein MDFQLTDDQIARNDHLGRFAAEILSAGAAERIRDARFDRTKWAAAAEMGLAGLPVDADWGGLGFGAVDTMLTIEALGRKCADLGLIFSLCAHMFACVVPVWRHGSLQIREKWLRDMASGRVIAANAMTEAESGSDAFAMRASAQRDGDDYVLTGSKCFITNAPIADVFVAYAKTNPRQGFFGISCFIVPRDAPGLTVQPEARKSGLPTSPWGSVYFDACRIPAANLLGAEGAGAAIFHDSMIWERGCLFAAYVGAMERVLKQCVEHARDRRQFGKPIGRNQSVSDKLVDMKLRLETARLLLYRTGWLHDAGLPHEEASALSKLWISESAVKAGLDAIQLFGASAAIADNGLDRLLLDSLPSRLFSGSSEIQREIVARHMGLR; encoded by the coding sequence ATGGATTTTCAACTGACCGACGACCAGATTGCCCGCAACGACCACCTTGGCCGCTTCGCGGCCGAAATTCTGTCGGCGGGCGCGGCCGAGCGCATTCGTGACGCGCGTTTCGACCGGACCAAGTGGGCCGCCGCCGCAGAGATGGGATTGGCCGGACTGCCGGTCGACGCCGATTGGGGCGGCCTGGGCTTCGGCGCGGTCGACACCATGCTGACGATTGAGGCGCTGGGTCGCAAATGCGCCGATCTGGGCCTCATATTTTCATTGTGCGCGCATATGTTCGCCTGCGTCGTGCCGGTTTGGCGTCACGGCTCCCTGCAGATTCGCGAGAAATGGCTGCGCGACATGGCGAGCGGGCGCGTTATCGCCGCAAATGCAATGACGGAAGCGGAATCGGGCTCGGACGCATTTGCGATGCGCGCATCGGCGCAGCGCGATGGGGACGACTATGTGCTGACCGGCTCGAAATGTTTCATCACAAACGCGCCGATCGCCGACGTTTTCGTCGCCTATGCGAAGACAAACCCGCGACAGGGTTTTTTTGGCATAAGCTGCTTTATTGTCCCGCGCGACGCGCCCGGCCTGACGGTCCAACCCGAGGCGCGCAAAAGTGGGCTGCCCACCAGTCCCTGGGGCAGCGTCTATTTCGACGCGTGCCGCATCCCGGCGGCCAATCTGCTCGGCGCCGAGGGGGCAGGCGCCGCGATCTTCCACGACAGCATGATATGGGAGCGCGGCTGCCTGTTCGCCGCATATGTCGGCGCCATGGAGAGAGTGCTGAAGCAGTGCGTCGAACACGCGCGCGACCGGCGACAGTTCGGCAAGCCGATTGGGCGGAATCAGAGCGTGTCCGACAAGTTGGTCGACATGAAGCTTCGTCTGGAGACCGCCCGTTTGCTGCTTTACCGCACTGGCTGGCTGCACGATGCGGGTTTGCCTCATGAGGAGGCGAGCGCGCTCAGCAAACTCTGGATATCGGAAAGCGCCGTGAAGGCGGGTCTCGACGCCATTCAACTGTTCGGCGCTTCCGCCGCGATCGCCGACAACGGGCTCGACCGCCTGTTGCTCGACAGCCTCCCGTCGCGCCTGTTCTCCGGGAGTTCGGAGATACAGAGGGAGATCGTCGCGCGCCACATGGGATTGCGCTGA
- a CDS encoding nitroreductase family protein, with product MSGPDFELLLRQAVEAARWAPSSHNCQPWRVTVIPGASENERLLCLTLDQGRRLTALESLDLEMALSVGLFFGLLVTALQRLGLACEWALCDANDPSPNGEILMAIVTVRRATAQVFGGADLDSFVDLGRRRRTCRTPFAPDPPPTEALAALSARRWPETVTGAALEIRTETDPKTLESLAKLTARYAALDFTHLRAWSETYRHLRFGEPGDEDVTDGIFIDSLLGPLTPFKRQLLRFALAPLVMQALRPFGVPSRMADALAGLVAAGPGLLCCSLPEERPRRQDLLQAGARLAEIWLNAQAAGLALHPVSVLLQHEAPRRELQRLLCLSGRPVFVARFGLALPNPSISPRRAVDALLHIT from the coding sequence ATGAGCGGGCCGGATTTCGAGCTGCTCCTCCGACAGGCCGTCGAGGCGGCTCGATGGGCGCCGTCGTCGCACAACTGTCAGCCTTGGCGGGTGACCGTCATTCCCGGCGCCAGCGAGAATGAGCGTTTGCTTTGTCTCACGCTCGATCAGGGCCGACGGCTGACTGCGCTCGAAAGCCTGGATTTGGAGATGGCTCTCAGCGTCGGCCTGTTCTTCGGCCTTCTCGTGACGGCGCTCCAGCGCCTCGGCCTGGCCTGTGAGTGGGCCTTGTGCGACGCGAACGATCCGTCGCCGAACGGCGAGATTTTAATGGCGATCGTAACCGTGCGGCGCGCCACTGCCCAGGTTTTTGGCGGCGCTGACCTGGACTCATTCGTCGATCTTGGGCGCCGCCGCCGGACATGTCGCACGCCCTTCGCTCCAGATCCGCCGCCGACGGAAGCCCTTGCCGCGTTGTCCGCCCGCCGCTGGCCGGAAACGGTGACCGGCGCGGCGCTCGAGATCCGCACCGAAACGGACCCGAAAACATTGGAGAGCCTTGCGAAATTGACCGCGCGTTATGCCGCCCTCGATTTCACCCATCTTAGAGCCTGGTCCGAAACCTATCGTCATCTTCGCTTCGGCGAACCTGGGGACGAGGACGTCACCGACGGCATTTTCATCGACAGCCTGCTCGGGCCACTGACGCCTTTCAAGCGCCAGCTCCTACGCTTTGCGCTCGCGCCCCTGGTCATGCAAGCTCTCCGCCCCTTCGGCGTCCCCTCGCGCATGGCCGACGCTTTGGCAGGCCTCGTCGCCGCCGGCCCCGGTCTTCTGTGCTGCAGCCTGCCCGAGGAGCGCCCTCGCCGCCAGGATTTGCTCCAGGCCGGCGCCCGGCTGGCCGAGATCTGGTTGAACGCACAGGCGGCCGGCCTCGCTCTTCATCCGGTAAGCGTTCTTTTGCAGCACGAGGCGCCGCGTCGAGAGTTACAGCGACTGCTCTGCCTCTCGGGCCGTCCAGTCTTCGTCGCCAGATTTGGCCTCGCTTTGCCGAATCCGTCGATAAGTCCGCGCCGGGCGGTCGACGCACTCCTTCACATTACCTGA